The Epinephelus lanceolatus isolate andai-2023 chromosome 14, ASM4190304v1, whole genome shotgun sequence genome has a window encoding:
- the LOC117251628 gene encoding C-X-C chemokine receptor type 2-like, whose protein sequence is MGLWLPVMGGVKRHTAFCSLPPCDIPSASHKEDNTMTDPTTSSIFIDFGSIYEELNFTYNDSEFIINPETQPCNPFSAPDAVMVVVSVFYVIIFLLAIPGNLVVGLVICLSKQSLPPSDLYLLHLAIADLLLAITLPFWATSVTKGWVFGDAMCKIVTVLQELSFYSSILFLTCISMDRYMVIVRAMEARRANRQLVSWGVCAAVWAVGVLLSLPGLFNSASQSQNSSQIACAELYDPGSADVWRLATRILRHALGFFIPLAIMLPCYGVTIQRLLHIRGGFQRQRAMRVIVCVVVAFLLCWTPYHIAVMADTFFRAKIVPYGCPARMAVDQAMFATQSLGLLHSCVNPVLYAFVGEKFRKNLLQKLRKMGILGRASVSRTSRSSLSSEITSTVM, encoded by the exons ATGGGCCTATGGTTACCAGTGATGGGAGGAGTGAAGAGACATACAGCATTTTGTTCTCTGCCTCCTTGTGACATACCCAGTGCTTCCCACAAAGAAGACAACACAATGACTG ATCCAACCACATCTTCTATATTTATAGACTTTGGCTCGATTTATGAAGAGCTCAACTTTACTTATAATGACTCGGAGTTTATTATAAATCCTGAGACCCAACCCTGCAACCCCTTCTCTGCCCCTGATGCTGTGATGGTCGTCGTCAGCGTGTTTTATGTCATCATCTTTCTGTTGGCCATTCCTGGAAATCTGGTGGTGGGGCTGGTGATTTGCCTGAGCAAGCAGTCGCTGCCTCCCTCTGACCTCTACCTTCTCCACCTGGCGATTGCAGACCTCCTGCTGGCCATCACTCTCCCGTTCTGGGCCACGTCTGTGACAAAGGGTTGGGTGTTTGGAGACGCCATGTGCAAAATTGTCACCGTCCTCCAAGAGCTAAGCTTTTACTCAAGCATCCTCTTCCTGACTTGCATCAGTATGGACCGTTACATGGTGATTGTGAGAGCTATGGAGGCTCGCAGGGCTAACAGACAGTTAGTCAGCTGGGGAGTTTGTGCTGCTGTCTGGGCTGTTGGAGTGCTTCTGTCTCTGCCAGGACTTTTTAATTCTGCTTCCCAATCTCAAAACTCTAGTCAGATAGCATGTGCTGAACTGTACGATCCCGGCAGTGCTGACGTGTGGCGGCTGGCCACCAGGATTCTTCGCCACGCTTTGGGTTTTTTTATCCCCTTGGCCATCATGCTGCCCTGTTATGGAGTAACCATCCAGCGCCTCCTTCACATCCGTGGGGGGTTTCAGCGGCAACGAGCCATGAGGGTGATTGTGTGCGTGGTTGTCGCCTTCCTGCTTTGTTGGACTCCGTACCACATTGCAGTGATGGCAGATACATTCTTCAGGGCAAAGATAGTGCCGTACGGGTGCCCAGCGAGGATGGCAGTTGATCAGGCCATGTTTGCTACTCAGAGTCTGGGCCTGCTTCACAGCTGTGTCAACCCAGTGCTGTATGCCTTTGTTGGAGAGAAGTTTAGGAAGAATCTGTTGCAGAAATTGAGGAAGATGGGCATCCTGGGGAGAGCATCTGTGTCAAGAACCAGCAGGTCTTCACTGTCATCAGAAATCACATCTACAGTCATGTGA